One genomic segment of Cellulophaga sp. HaHaR_3_176 includes these proteins:
- a CDS encoding ligase-associated DNA damage response DEXH box helicase, translated as MNRDELYTIAENWFQENNWKPFKFQKDTWKAFLQGKNGLLNAPTGSGKTYALWFPIILNYIKSNPAYKTKHKKGLKAVWITPLRALSDEIRQSAERVAADLGTQMTVGIRTGDTSTKERTAQKKQMPDLLITTPESLQLLLASKGYDKLFKGCTAIVVDEWHELLGTKRGVQMELALSRLKTVSKDLRIWGISATIGNLDQAREVLLGTDSKTLENSVLIKAKLNKKITVKSIIPKKMETFPWRGHLGLHLLEDIIPIINNSKTTLLFTNTRSQCEIWFQKILEKHPEFAGEIAMHHGSINKETRLWVEQAIRNANLKAVVCTSSLDLGVDFAPVETVIQIGGPKGVARFLQRAGRSGHRPGKESVIYFLPTHAIELIEASALQEAVKHTVVEDRIPYLNSYDVLLQYLTTLAISDGFYPDEIYQEVIKTFCYQALSKEQWQWLLNFLVLGSQSLQTYDEYKKVDLEEDGKFKVNNKGIAMRHRFQIGTIVSDANLTVRYQKGGFIGSIEEFFVSKLSPGDIFTFAGRNLEFIRIKDMQVHVRNSTKKTNKIPSWMGGRLTFSAQMSELLREELYKASANHLTKKEIGQELIALEPVFTQQRKESIVPKPNEFLIETFKTRDGYHHIFYPFEGRFVHEAMGSLLGYRISLLSPITFSLAFNDYGFELLSDQEIDIQQVLDNDLFSTDFMLSDLQKSLNATEMARRKFRDIAVISGMVFTGYPNKGVKMKHLQSSSQLLFDVFRDYEADNLLFQQAFTETFEHQLEEGRLRLALERIVQQEIVWKPCQKPTPFSFPIITDRLREKLSSEKLADRIKRMTAILTKK; from the coding sequence ATGAATAGAGACGAATTATATACTATTGCAGAGAATTGGTTTCAAGAAAACAATTGGAAACCATTTAAATTCCAAAAAGATACTTGGAAGGCTTTCTTACAGGGTAAAAATGGATTGTTAAACGCTCCTACAGGAAGCGGAAAAACCTATGCCCTATGGTTTCCTATAATTCTAAATTACATAAAATCTAATCCGGCGTATAAAACCAAACATAAAAAAGGTTTAAAAGCTGTTTGGATTACTCCCCTACGCGCTTTATCTGATGAGATTAGGCAATCTGCAGAACGAGTTGCTGCTGATTTAGGTACACAGATGACAGTAGGGATTAGGACTGGAGACACCAGCACAAAAGAGCGGACTGCTCAGAAAAAGCAAATGCCCGACTTATTAATCACGACTCCCGAAAGCTTACAGCTACTCTTGGCTTCTAAAGGCTACGACAAACTGTTTAAAGGGTGTACCGCCATCGTGGTAGATGAATGGCATGAACTGTTAGGGACAAAAAGAGGAGTGCAAATGGAATTGGCCCTTTCTCGCCTAAAAACAGTTTCCAAGGATCTTCGAATATGGGGAATCTCTGCAACGATAGGCAATCTAGACCAGGCAAGAGAAGTGCTATTGGGTACCGATTCTAAGACACTTGAAAATTCAGTTTTAATAAAAGCAAAACTGAATAAGAAAATAACGGTAAAAAGCATCATCCCTAAAAAAATGGAGACCTTTCCGTGGCGCGGACATTTAGGCTTGCATTTATTAGAAGATATTATCCCTATAATTAACAATAGTAAAACCACCTTACTATTTACCAATACCAGGAGTCAGTGCGAAATCTGGTTTCAAAAAATTTTAGAAAAACATCCTGAATTTGCTGGCGAAATTGCCATGCATCATGGAAGTATTAATAAAGAAACTCGACTTTGGGTAGAACAAGCCATCCGCAATGCAAACTTAAAGGCCGTAGTCTGTACCTCTAGTTTGGATTTAGGCGTAGATTTTGCTCCTGTAGAAACGGTGATACAAATAGGAGGCCCTAAAGGCGTAGCCCGTTTTTTACAACGCGCTGGGCGTAGTGGTCACCGACCAGGAAAAGAGAGTGTCATCTATTTTTTACCTACGCACGCAATAGAACTTATTGAAGCTTCTGCTTTACAAGAAGCTGTGAAACATACCGTAGTAGAAGACCGGATTCCGTATTTGAATAGTTATGATGTACTACTGCAATACCTCACCACGCTCGCTATTTCTGATGGCTTTTATCCTGATGAAATTTACCAAGAAGTAATTAAAACCTTTTGCTACCAAGCACTCTCAAAAGAGCAATGGCAATGGCTACTCAACTTTTTAGTCTTAGGAAGCCAAAGCTTGCAGACCTATGATGAATATAAAAAAGTAGACCTTGAAGAAGATGGTAAATTTAAAGTCAACAATAAAGGTATCGCTATGCGACATCGTTTTCAAATAGGAACTATTGTGAGCGATGCAAATTTAACGGTACGCTATCAAAAAGGAGGTTTTATCGGGTCGATAGAAGAGTTCTTCGTTTCCAAATTATCTCCTGGAGATATTTTCACATTTGCTGGAAGAAATCTAGAGTTTATTCGGATAAAAGACATGCAAGTACATGTGCGCAATTCTACTAAAAAAACAAACAAAATACCAAGTTGGATGGGTGGGCGCCTCACTTTTTCTGCTCAAATGTCCGAATTACTACGTGAAGAACTATACAAAGCATCGGCAAACCATTTAACCAAAAAAGAAATAGGCCAAGAGCTAATAGCACTAGAGCCTGTATTTACCCAACAACGTAAAGAAAGTATTGTTCCAAAACCCAATGAATTCTTAATTGAGACCTTTAAAACTCGCGATGGTTACCACCATATTTTTTACCCCTTTGAAGGTAGGTTTGTGCATGAAGCCATGGGAAGCCTTTTAGGCTACCGCATAAGTTTGCTTTCACCGATAACTTTTTCGCTGGCTTTTAATGATTACGGATTTGAATTACTCTCAGATCAAGAGATAGACATACAGCAGGTTTTAGATAATGATTTATTTTCAACAGACTTTATGCTGAGTGACCTACAGAAAAGTTTAAATGCCACAGAGATGGCGCGTAGAAAATTTCGTGACATTGCCGTAATCAGTGGAATGGTATTTACAGGATATCCAAATAAGGGTGTAAAAATGAAGCATTTACAAAGCAGCTCACAATTACTTTTTGATGTTTTTAGAGACTATGAGGCTGATAATTTACTTTTTCAACAGGCTTTTACTGAAACTTTTGAGCATCAATTGGAAGAGGGGCGTTTAAGACTGGCATTAGAACGCATTGTGCAACAAGAGATTGTTTGGAAACCGTGCCAGAAACCAACACCATTTTCGTTCCCTATAATTACAGATAGATTACGAGAAAAATTATCTAGTGAAAAATTAGCAGATCGTATCAAACGCATGACCGCGATTCTTACTAAAAAGTAA